The window GCAAAGGACGACATTCGAGCCTCCAAAAACAAAGCGGCATTTTACAAGCTGGGGGGAAAGCTCGCGAGCGCAGCGGCAGACAGCCGGACTACCGGCGCAGCCGGGCCAGCCCACCGCCCAGCAGCCCGGTCAAGCAACCAATGACCAAGCCGCCAACATGCGCACCGTTGGCAATGGCACCGAAGCCGAGGGCACCGATGAGGCCCGACAGGCACACCAGCAGCCAGATCAGCATCATCACCACCACCCCTTTGGGCAGGCGATAGGCCGAACTGGGCGCCAGCCACTGGAAAACCCAACAATGGCCGAGCAACCCGTAGAGCACCCCGGACAGCCCGCCGAACAACGAGGGCCCGGTGACCGCGTACTGCACGCCGTTGGATATCAGGCTGAACAGCAGGGTCAGACCGAGCAGCATCAGGCCACCCTGACGCGCTTCGATGCGCCGCCCCAGCTCCCAGTACCACAGCGCGTTCATGGCTAGATGCAGCACGCCGAAGTGGATCAGCATCGGCGTCACCAGTCGCCACCACTGCCCCGCCGCCAAGCTGTCGACCAGCGGCGTGAAGTGCACGTACTCGCCCTGGATGCGGAAGTCCTGGAAGCTCAGCCAGCGGATCGCCTCGAAGTTCGAGCCGAGCATAGTCACGGCCGCCACCAGCAAGGTCAGCAGCAGCAAGGCGCTGGTCAATGGACTATGGCGCAACTGCTGGACAAACCCGGGACGCGCCTGCGGCTGCTCCACGCTCAACTGGAAATGCGGATCGCCTTCGGGAAAGCGCGCATACAGACTGCGCACCTCCTCGGCCAGACGCTGGTCCGGCACCCAAAGCACCTGTTCGCCACGTTCCTCGCTGACCCGATGCGGCACATTGAGGCGATGCAGCAGGCTGATGAAACCACTTAGATTGACCTGCGCCGGCAGGCGCAGCACTTCCACGACACTCATTGCAACGCCTCCGGGCGCTCGACTTCGACCCAGGCGAATTTGCGCGGATCGATACGGGTTTCCTGATCCAGGCGATAAGCCACCAACTTGCCGTACAGCACTGCGCTGTAATCCAGACAGGCCAGGTTGGGGCGAATCGGCGCGGGCCGGCCGCTGCGCCAGTAATGGCCGACGAACAGCATCGGCTCCTTGGCGCCATAGCGCAGCAGCATGCTCTTTTCCGACTCACTTAGCGGCATGCGCGCCACCTCATCGGGCAAGGCGTCGGGTTGGAAGACGATGTCGCCATAGGTCTGCGGGTCCTCCTCCCAGAACTTGGTGCGGAAGAAGGCGCGGGTGATACCGTCGTCGCCGGTCAGGGTTTGGCCGTCCGGCAAGCGCATGTCGGTACCGCGCAACAGGCGATTGAACACCCGCGAGGCGAAACTGCCCGGCAGCGCCGAGCCCTGCAGGAACGCCTCGTCGATGCGGCCGTCCGGATAGGCGCCGCGCAACGAGTCGATCAGCTCGGCATCCCAGCAGGCATGCACGAGGCGGAAACGCCCGGCATCGAGGA is drawn from Pseudomonas cavernae and contains these coding sequences:
- a CDS encoding metallophosphoesterase; this translates as MLVDPARGYDLIGDVHGCAQALVRLLEALGYRQQSGVWRHPQRMALFLGDIVDRGPRIREALHIVHAMVEAGQALCIMGNHEFNALGWSTPAPPGSGRQFVREHTPRHARMIRQTLEQFEEHPGDWQAFLTWFYRLPMFLDAGRFRLVHACWDAELIDSLRGAYPDGRIDEAFLQGSALPGSFASRVFNRLLRGTDMRLPDGQTLTGDDGITRAFFRTKFWEEDPQTYGDIVFQPDALPDEVARMPLSESEKSMLLRYGAKEPMLFVGHYWRSGRPAPIRPNLACLDYSAVLYGKLVAYRLDQETRIDPRKFAWVEVERPEALQ
- a CDS encoding rhomboid family intramembrane serine protease; its protein translation is MSVVEVLRLPAQVNLSGFISLLHRLNVPHRVSEERGEQVLWVPDQRLAEEVRSLYARFPEGDPHFQLSVEQPQARPGFVQQLRHSPLTSALLLLTLLVAAVTMLGSNFEAIRWLSFQDFRIQGEYVHFTPLVDSLAAGQWWRLVTPMLIHFGVLHLAMNALWYWELGRRIEARQGGLMLLGLTLLFSLISNGVQYAVTGPSLFGGLSGVLYGLLGHCWVFQWLAPSSAYRLPKGVVVMMLIWLLVCLSGLIGALGFGAIANGAHVGGLVIGCLTGLLGGGLARLRR